The Malus sylvestris chromosome 3, drMalSylv7.2, whole genome shotgun sequence genomic sequence TCCAGCTCGGCTCTTTTGCAGAAGGAGCAATGTTTTTTGTCCAAGCTTGGTTCCCCCCATATAGTCAAGTACTTGGGCTATAATGTCAGCATTGAAAACAACAAGCCTATGTACAATCTCTGCATGGAGTACGTACCCGGCGGTACGCTTTTCGACGCGATTAGGAGGCGGGGAGGCCGGCTAGAGGAGGCCGTCATTCAATTGTACACGCACCAGATTGTGCAAGGATTGGAGTATTTGCATGTCAATAAATTGGTACACTGTGACATCAAGAGCCAAAACATTTTGGTGACCGGAGAGACCGCCAAAATTGCCGATTTGGGTTGCGCTAAATTGGTACAAGGGGTTGAGGCATGTACTACTATTTCGGGTACGCCGGTGTTTATGGCGCCGGAGGTTGCCCGTGGCGAAGAGCAGGGGTTTGAGGCTGACATATGGGCTCTTGGGTGCACGATTATTGAAATGGCAACCGGTGGCGGGCCTTGGCCGGAGATTAATGATCCGGTTTCAGCTCTCTACAGAATTGGATTCTCCGGCCAGCTGCCGGAGATTCCAAGCCAGCTTTCGAGCAAGGGTAAGGATTTCTTAAGCAAGTGTTTGATGAAGGATCCAAGAGAGAGGTGGACAGCTAAGCAGCTCCTTGATCATCCATTTCTTGAACAGCATTTGGGGTCCAAGTTTAATACAGAGCAAGTAATGGGGTCTCCAATTAGTGTGTTGGATCAAGGCCTTTGGGATTCTTTTGAAGCGTCTGAAAGTCCAATCGAATTGCTATCTGTTGAAGGTGTTTGTTTGAATTCCCCAACAGAAAGGATCAAGAAACTGATTGGATTTTCGACATTTTCGAATGTACCCAACTGggaatttgaagaaaattggTGCACTGTTAGAAGCAACATCGATGAAGAAATCGAAAACTTTGTGGTTTCAAACAACAATGTTGTCTCAGATGAAGAAGTGTTTGCTGCAAATTCTTCAACTGTGGCTTCAATTGTTCTTGAAGAGATTGAGAGTATACACTGTGATGAGGATTTAGATTTTGAATTTATGATTAGTAACAGTGCGACAGAAGTTTCTTTTGTATCAAACAATCTTGAAATTGAATcagatcatccaaattttgattttattcaCTCCCATTGTTTTGCGtctattttgttttagttttattagttttaaggGCTACAAGCCTACGACATTGACAAATCAATCACTGACTAGCTACTCGTTTAGTAATACTGCTGCTCCCAATACTAGAAGAGGTCTCAAACTCGAATTGTCATAGGTGCAGAGGTGATTGAGCGATGTACCACTAATCAGCATTGATATTGTTTCTAACTTAACCACTACTAAGTGTGGTATTATACAAAAGACTTCGATGCGATTAGCAATGAAACCATTCAATATAAATACAATTTAATATAAGCTACCTCTACATCGGGGCCGTAGCTAGGGTACTAAACTGTGATTACTGAGTAATTGCCACTCAGAGGTGATTGAGCGATCTACCACTAATCAGCATTGATATTGTTTCTAACTTAACCGCTACTAAGTGTGGTATTATACAAACGACTTCGATGCGATTAGCAATGAAACCATTCAATATAAATACGATTTAATataagctccctctacataggGGCCGTAGTTAGGGTACTAAACTGTGATTACTGAGTAATTGCCACTCTAATTATATATAATCCCAAGTTTAGTTAAGTATACACATAATATGGATATGCATGTGTATATTCACCCCTTTTGGCCTCTTATGCCGTCTCTATACACAAACCAAGAAGAGCTGTCTCTTGTTTTAGCCAGAAGGAGAAACAAGACCAGCttgttcttttaattttttttatttcttttttatttttttcatttatccCAATCATTAATCTCAGGAAGAttgcattattttattatacacCTAAGTTTTGCAAGCTAGGCAAGCCTTTTTGTTTGCGTATCATTACCCACGTAGGtgcttaattaaattaaataaatagttttgcatatttttttttcaaatattttgctCATGACAACAATATACCAACATAtgtgaaattaattaaaaagaggACTTTCATAGTACGAATATACTAACATTGTAAAACTCACTCTCGTATGCTAGAGGAGATTATTCAAGTCTCATATGTCGATTTGTCACAAAAgtcaattttaatttattgaGAGGTTGATGAAGCTTCCCGTGTGAACAAGAGAGACTTTTGTTAGGCCATTGAGAGGAGTCAACAAGTTTGTTCCCACTACCTATTCTCTATCATTGCTATGTTGGCGACTAAtattcaaattcaaagtttagTTTCTTTTGGGGAGGTGCTCATTAGTTTGGCAAATAAATAGTACATccacaaactctctctctctctctctctctctctctcacttcctCACAACTACCGACTTTTTCTATCAGCTCTTATAATTTCATTTTGCTCTTAACTACCAACTTTAAATATTTACAATTGTGACATATGTCAAATTATTGACAGAGCTAACAACGCAAAGAAATGAATACATTTTGAGAATGAAACTTGGAAATCCTCGTTCTCTTCACTCAAGAAAAACTTATCGAGATCAAAAATTTCATTGCATGTAGCCACATTTCTAAAGCCAATCACGATATGTGTcatcattcatatatatattgggTCACACTACACTCGGTTCGTATTTAGCAAATTAGATATCATTATCATGCCACTTAACATAACATTCATTCGTCTTATTAAGTAGGTACTACCTAACCTATGGCACTTAGCATCTAGTGGAACAAGTGAAGCGAATGTGGTCCATGGAACCACAACTAGGCATAGAGTATAAAAAAAGAGAGACTTTAAACAAAGTCAACTAATTTTAAAACGTCAAATTATTAACCGATCCATTCAATCCCCTCATGAAAATCGACTTCTCGAAGAGTCAAACACGTTGGCTGTTCACCTTTTCCCTTCGTTTTCTCTTTGGGGTATTGAAAGGTCAACTCAAAACTCGAAAGACCTAGAGAAAGGCTTTTGACAAACAAAAAACCTATGCGATCATCCAAACGTAATTGTGAAGTGTCAAATATCTACTCAAGGGCAATGCTTTCAGCTCGGCACCATCTATTTGAACACCCCATCGAAAGAGAAGATATTTTGTTATTTGACCTAATATTGGTTTTCACTCGTACTTATATGTAAGTATGTGGCTCGTTTGATGATTAGGATTCAATTTTACTGCATAACTCGATAATAAGCCTCTTATCCGGATGACGAAATTATCATGTCTCATCGAATTGTAGACATAAAATTAGTCTTATTTAGCGGTTTTGCATCTTCATTCTTTACACCTACCAAAGTTATAGCCTATATATGAGATCTCATGAGCCCATTTTACTCCCAAACTTAATTATGTTCTTGTTAGGGTTTGAATAGGGAAATAAAAGTCAGATTGCACTACAAGAAAAACGGGCCGAGAACACAATTGATTTGTGCCCTTCTCATTTTCATTGAGCGCAATACATATTTGTGCGTTTTAAATTTCATTGAACACCAAAATATCTCATATGTATGTGCCCTCTAACAAAAAAGCACATTAGTTTGGGTCTAGTATTGGTGCCTACTAAATTTTGAACATAAAACTTTGTGTCCAGCTTGCATGCAagagatgaaatttttttattaacttacAAACATACAATAAAGGCTTTTGTGCCCTCTAGTTtaatatattaaataaataaaaaatatgtttttgtgtCCTTTACATTTACTTTTTTTCTATTCACAATTTGTGAAAATATCTAGTTGCAATCAACTTGAATTATTAGGGGGaatctaattaatatattattttacTAATTTTCTAAGAGCACTTCCACCAGAGGTGAAATGTGCCAGCACCCAGTCAAAAAACCAGGCTGGGGGTCAATGCATCCACTCCAGCCCGTGGAATAGACTGGCACCCAGCCTAAGCCAGTCCATAGGCCGACCTAAAATTGACAGAGGAAGGAGACGGCTTATCTGACGTCATGCTAACGTCATGATTACCGCCTCTCTCATCTAGAACCCTATCAAACACCTGGAACCCCATCCCGATCCTTGGAACCCCATCAACCCCCTTCCCCTGATAAATCCATATATTCAACACCATGTCCCCCTTCCAAATCGTGATCATCCTGCAACTCGGATCGTCGTCGATAGGTTGATTAACTCGAATCTTCCTACAACTGGATTTTTTTTCCGTTTTGTATATTTTCGATGAATTTTTGAATATGTAGGTGTTGATTTTTGGGGGTTTAAGGTGTGCGCAGGTCCAGGATGGTGGGTG encodes the following:
- the LOC126615876 gene encoding mitogen-activated protein kinase kinase kinase 18-like is translated as MEHWTRGPTVGRGSTATVSLAASSDGERFAVKSAELSSSALLQKEQCFLSKLGSPHIVKYLGYNVSIENNKPMYNLCMEYVPGGTLFDAIRRRGGRLEEAVIQLYTHQIVQGLEYLHVNKLVHCDIKSQNILVTGETAKIADLGCAKLVQGVEACTTISGTPVFMAPEVARGEEQGFEADIWALGCTIIEMATGGGPWPEINDPVSALYRIGFSGQLPEIPSQLSSKGKDFLSKCLMKDPRERWTAKQLLDHPFLEQHLGSKFNTEQVMGSPISVLDQGLWDSFEASESPIELLSVEGVCLNSPTERIKKLIGFSTFSNVPNWEFEENWCTVRSNIDEEIENFVVSNNNVVSDEEVFAANSSTVASIVLEEIESIHCDEDLDFEFMISNSATEVSFVSNNLEIESDHPNFDFIHSHCFASILF